A window of Branchiostoma floridae strain S238N-H82 chromosome 9, Bfl_VNyyK, whole genome shotgun sequence genomic DNA:
TCATGAGGGCGGGGCTTAGCCGGCGCGCCGAATCAGCCGCGCGAATAAGAAACTACTTTTCTGATAAGCCATTCCTATGGTGGGAAAGTTCATCATCAAGTTGTAAAGTTCCTGGAATTTCAAATAAACCATATTTAAGCAGAATAACAAATTGGAAAGGGTCTTAGATATTTCTTCAATGAATTCAACATGTTTCTTTTAAACAAGTCACAAACAATAAAATATGAAACACTTTTGTCTCAAAATCACAATGGAATATTACACAGGAATGAATGGTATGGCAAATATGACaccactttcacttttactcaCTTTGATGCTGTCACCATGGAGAGTTGCCATTGATTTTACTTTCTCAGTTTCTGCtctcatttctttttgtttcattcattGTTATAATAAACATGGAAGAAATTTTCAGCTCTTTCCAACTCCCTTATGAGTTGAAAAATGAGCAGAAGAGAGTTATGTGCGCACTGGCACATCAGCAGCATGTCTTTGCACTTTTGCCCACTGGCTTTGGCAAAAGCGACTGCTTCGGTCTGTTTGGAAAGCTGATGAACAAAGTAGGTGGTTTCATATCTCAGAAATACTGGGGTTTAGataatcatcaccatcatcgtcAACCAAAGTTAGACCCATTGGTGCACATCATGTGTTAattactgtatatagtaaataTGAAGAACATACAAACAAGTAACAATTGTACAACTATTTAATAGCTTTGCCAGTATCATCATCCAATGAGATGAGATTTTTTAATACTTTGCATTCAATTATTACTCTATGATGATGAGTAACAAAATCATGCCTAATAAATCTTATGGAAATGATAATTCTCAAAAGAAGAGCAATAAGAAACCCCAATGCTGACACTGCCTGTGACTTGAATGACATTACTGCACTTCACTATTGTGGTAGAAACCCTCGAAAACAATGGTTCTTTGTCTTAAAGCTACATCCTGGAAAGCGTCACTTGACGGTGGTCGTGAGTCCACTCAAGGCCCTCATGCTGGACCAGGTCCAGCGGTGGACCAGCATGGGGATCACTGCAGCAGCAGTGATAAGTGGCATGACAGCAGAAACTACACAGAGTGAGTTTACAATGTTGAACTGTAAATAGTTGGTCATTGGAATCATTTGACAACTGTTGTCAAATTACATATTATCCAATATTGTTACAGCCTAAGCTGGTAAAGTAAACTTGAACCACATAAGAAAACATAATACTCAGCATTGGTCACCATTGatattatgatatttatttatACATAAGGTGCTGCACcataaaacatacataatatatatgaacTTGTGCATCACTATCATAATGGTGACATTACTTTCATACCTTCAACCAAAGATATTTAACTTCTAATGTCTCATCCAACATTATGGTGAACTAAATGGTATTGAAATTGCCATTTATTTAATAGTCATAATGTAACACACAGTTTTAATTAGTACAGTATTGTATCAAAAAGAGTCTTAATGCTTTACTATCTCACTTGCACTCAGATGTTCTAGATGGGAACATTGAGCTGGTGTTCATGTCCCCAGAGACTATGTCACAAAAACTGTGGTGGACCTGGCTGAGGGACAGAAGCAAGGACATCTGCCTCTTGGCTCTAGATGAAGTCCACTGCCTGACCACCTGGTGGGATGAAgtttaatgtttttcttttttccagcAATTTTTAGTCATATCTAAATGATGTAAGGATCCAAAAATGGTGCACCCCCACCAATGTAGTAGAATATCCCAATGACCCCAGAGGTCAGGTAGAACTAATCCACACCTGACAAGTAGTTTACATATTTAGAGCATGACTATGTCTGAGTCTCTCTTCCTTGGTCAACCTTGGGATGAGCAACAAGGTAGGACATAATAAATACATCCAAGTTACTCTAACATTACACTAGTATTATTTAGAGGGTCTAACTAGGGTCTAACATGTTACAAGTGATGACAGAATGGTCTAATATCCTGATATCAGAGGCAAATACAGGGTGGGGGGAGTTAATCTCTCTAGAGTTAACTAATTCATTATGACATTATTCCATATTGTAATGGTGCTAAATCTTGCTATGTGTAATACAGGGGAACATCATTCCGGGAGGAGTATCGTAAGGTACCAAGCGTCAGGGGTGTGCTCAACTGCCCTGTGCTGATGCTGACAGCCACGGCTACAGAGGCTATGGTGGATGAGATAATAGCCGATCTACATCTATCAAATGTGGAAGTGGTGTCTGTTCTGCCAAACAGGTACACAATGTTATTGAATGTAGCAATTTTTTGACATGTTAGTGACTTATAACTTAAGCCTGCACAAAGTGACCTGTGAGCGCTTTTCTACTAGTACTGTTGCTTAGTTCTGGAGTTGTGTGTTTCActcacacctgtagtatgggtTACCTTATTAACATGCTTCCACGAGACATGCAGTGAGTCTTTTGACAACATGCACAATATACATCATTATCTTTAACAGACCCAACATTCACCTTCAAGTGAGAAGAGCCACCAGTGACCTAAGTGAGGAGCTGGGCTGGCTGGTAAGCCACCTGAAGAAGGGGGGCAAGGATGCAGGGAGGACACTGATCTACTGCAGGTAAATTGTCAAACATTATGCTGTACCTCCTATCCATCAAGTTCTGTACATTTATCACACAtaatatacattcaaagttttgTTGAACAAATCATGGTGCTGTGTAAATATTCCACAAACTGTTCAGAAATCAAACCTGAGACAAATATTCCTTGTTTTAACTTATGATCTACAGGACCATCAACACGGTGTATCAAGTATGGGGATGGCTCATGAAACAGCTGGGGACCTCTGCCTGGACTGAGGAGCCCCACACCGTTAGGAATAGGATAGTTGATATGTACCATGGTCAGACTGATGATCAGTCGCAAAAAAGAGAACTGGAGGGCTTCACCCAAAGTGATAGCTGCCTCAGATGTGTAGTAGCGACAAATGCTTTTGGGATGGGTGTTCAGGTAGATGATGTCCGCTATGTAATTCACTGGGGACCATCAAAAGACGTATTGTCCTATTGGCAAGAAGTTGGAAGATGTGCGCGTGATGGGCAGGATGGGCATGCTATCATGTACGTGTTCCCTCATTCGCTAAACGCTAAGTTCATTAATGCAGACATGATCACACTAGTTCGCAACTGTACAGGAAACAAGTGCATTAGGAAACAGGTACTGGAGCATTTGTTCGTGAAAGGCATGGACAGAAGTGGTCTTGCTACAGCATGTAATCTTGAGCATGGATGTTGTAGCAATTgtgatgatacatgtaaatcataGGTTTAAACAATAGAGTCCCTTCTAGTCTATTGGCCACTGCTCTTGGCAATGTCTGCCCACAAGTCCATCTCCTTTGCCAACTGCCTCAACTTTCCACCCATCTTTTCAGGCTGCCTGATTCTTGAGTTGTATGTGTAATCCTCAAAGCCAGTGTGTTGGCGGCCTGGCAGGTACGCAAACAGTCCATCACCCTTGAAGTCAGACACGAACCTGTCGATGTCTGCCTGGTATCTGCCATCGTGGCTGAACGTTGATGCATGGGTGATGTACGACCCCAGTCCAGCCGCCGTGAAGACTCTGTCCAACTCACGTCCAAAGGGGCCGCTCATTTCGGCACACCTTTGGACCTGGGTGTCGGTGTATTGACCCCTAGAGTGCTTCAACATGTCTGAAAAGATGACCATAACACATCAATTGTACAAATGTGTCACATATTTTATTCTTCATACCTGTGCAGATATTTTGTTGGAAGAAAAGTTAAGACAGTGGGCAAAAAATATGATGTACAATCAGAAAATTTCAGCAATTTCCCAACTTAATCATAATTGTACTTAGATCTTTTCTTGGTCATACCACTGACTTAATGGAATATATgggaagacaaaaacaaaacatttaaaaacctTTAAAGTCGTTGTTTAGGAACTCGTTGACAAGGTCAAGGCCGATGTTGCTGCCTGGACCCCCCTTCAAGTTTGCCACCCGGTTCCATGTAAGGTCGTGCCTCAACCTCTCGGGCAGGAACCCTCCTATTCCTTTAACAGTGGATAAAGATGACCATTCAAATGATTAGCAAACAGCATACTATATGTACTTTATATGCTGTCACAGACTACCACATTGGGCTGTACCAtgtgagtacatgtaccttgtagtACTTGGACAAGACTTTATTGAGGGTGAAGTTTTAATTGAAACATTTCTGCCTCAGTCAGTGACATGTGTTGTCTTTCTCAGCACTCTTGGAAGCAGTTGATGGCAATGCCAAAGCAGTAAATGCCTGAAGGATGAGGTGATGTAATCATTATCTATATTGCATATGTGTAAACAAAGCTTGGCATCATGACTAACtgcatgtatgcatgttgtATTCTGTTGCAATAATCAATTGATACAGATACTCTGATGCATGTCAGGAAAAAACATGACTGAAAAACTCTATATTATTCATCGCAGTACTTTTGAATTTAAGTTAACTGTGATAATTTGTGTTACTGTGTTGTGTTAGGTTGTGTTAATCTTTCATAAATGTATTGTGATGTAGTCAAACCTGTGAGCATCTGATGGCCTATGATGAAGTATTTGTAGTGGCGTTTGTTCCAGAATGACACCATGTCCATCTGCCATGTCTGGATCATGGCAGGCCCATCTCCTTCTCTCACGCAGTCTCTGCGAACAAGATGGCACAAGCCTTCCCACATGAGAGCCTTACTGTAGCATTGTACTTTGTCTTCAGACATAGCCCCTTGGAGGCAGTCATCCGAACAGTACCATTGATCTGCATTAAAAATAGTGGGAAAGGTATCGGTAAGAACATCTACTTGTTATCAGGAGAAGGAGAGTTGAGTTTAAAAGTAGTAAGTAGCAAGTAGTATTAGCCACTGTAGTAGTAGTGTAGTAGTAGTTTGTAGTTTTACCATTTAACACCAGGTATCCATTGTAACCACAATGCATGCTAATACCAAGGAAATAAAAGAGAAATGGCCTCTGAGTGTACATTTGACACATGGTGTACTTTGACTATTCACTACATTAGATACAATTACTTAGAAAAATGTTATGGTAAAAGTTAAGTACAAATATCCACATTTGCATTGTTGCTATTCTTGTTAATTAAATTACCTTCAAAATCTGTGCCACACAGGCAGTCGCTGTGATACCACTCATCGTGGAGACATTTGTCTCCAAGGTGGCACTGCACCATCTCCCCACCTTTCCTCTGGTGGCACATAcagtaaatgtatgtaccatCATCTGCACAGGACTGGCTGCAGTACCAGTCGTCGTGGGGGGCAGCTTGCAGCTCTGCACAGCTGAGGTGGTACCAGCTTTGCTTGCAGACTGCGCTGCAACACTTGACCATTGTTTCATCCTTGTCTGCAGAATTAATAGGAAGCCAAATTCAATTCAGATGATTACTCATCAGACTCCTATTAGCAATGACTTTCCATAAATGGCAACCTTAAAAGGTGTTCTAAGTGAAATAAAGATCTGAATTTAAACCTCAGAAATTGAACAGAACAAGTTTATAGAACAGTAAAACTTGTTACTGTACAGTGTATCAAAAAGGAAGAAATGTCAATAATATCGTATGgaagatatactgtaaatgcagaaatgttcgcggtggattaattttcgcggtgaccacttcaccgcgaatttaaaaccaccgcgaacatttttctactatagtattagactgcatggtgttaccgcaaaattaaaaccaccgcaaaaagtcatttttcccgctaacgcgaaattaaatccccgcgaacttaaatgcatttacagtatattgtgcACATTGGGCAAAAAAATTACTTGATGAACTTCTCATACCCTCCATACAGCTGCAGTATGGGAAGATCTCTTCCGTGTCATCCCTGTCTGCCTGCGATGCTGTGGCAGCTAGCATGATGTCCTCTGCCTCAGGTGGCTGCCAACAGAAGTCCACAATCTTCTGGGAGAGGTTGGTGACCCACTTGAGCTTGGTGGCGTTGGTCGAACTTGTTGGGAAGTCTGCAggggtgtcctgcaagttgccCATGTTGCAGATGTCTACAGCCAGCAGACATATGTATGCACATGTGGCAAACTGGGAAGAAAATAGTTTCCCTGGGTCAGTAGGTACATTCCCCTGCTGCCTAAAAAGACAACTGAGCATTGTGCTTTGTAGTGCAAAAATAAATTATATTTGAAcacctttaaaaaaaacaactattcCAAATTGTTATGAAAGATACAGATTAAAAATATGGTATTTCACAAGCAGTAAGCTTAAATATtggtaccattttttttacccaggCTTGGTGAAGGATTATCTCACAGATGCATTGATATTATATTAGATTATAATAATCGAGAAAAATGACTTAATTTATCTGATTTTTATAATTCTGTACCTCAATCATGTCCCAAACGTGCTGCACATTATCTTGTACATTCTTCTTCAACGATCTGTGGCTGAAGTAGGCCTTGAGTTGAGAAAGAGTCCCTCTGCATGCCTCACTCTTGTGATCGAATAGCTCGTCCATGGTATCCTGCACAATTAAGATATTTACAAAATTGCCAAAGTACATAAAAAGGCCAGTGTTGGATGCACGACTTAGGGAAAAGAGATAAATGTTTCCCTTTTAGTTGTATTTGTATTACAAGTTAGTGTAAATATAATTAACATTCATCTAACTTTTGAAATCTAACTTCTGAACTAATACATGTCTGGGATAAATGAATCACAATTATAACGCTTTTCTACTTAACTAGCTGAGTTTGGTTACATTTAAGACTGATTCTAAACCCCAAACAGCATGACCAAATATGGCAAAACAGGTAAGTTATTGCAATACAAATGAAATATGTATGGATTGTACTTATCCATTGTTGCATGGATTTAGACATGAcgggaaaagtccatttttgagTTACCATTTAACATTTGGAGATGAGATTTTTGCTCACCTGGAGGAGAAGAATCTCCCTGTGAAATTCCTGCGGGCCCTCCACGAGGCCTTCCAGCCGTGTTCTGGGAGTTTCACCGTTGCTGCGGGCTCTTTTGCTGTGTACCATCCTCTCGATGGAGAGGCCATCACCACAGCACAGTATGGGGAGGAGCTTGCCCTGTGGTGCCGGCACGTGGTTATGGAGCGTCTCCATAACCTGGATGACCCCCTCTGTTGATGAAGGGTTTGCCTCCACAACACCCAGGTTGACCTGAAAAATGGAGCAATCCTATAGTCAATGCCACCGCTAAATTAGCTGAAAACCCAGATGCACCTGGGTCTAATGCCAAGAGATGACTCTGCAGGCCTATTAGAGTATGGGtgtaaacaaacaacacacTGTAATTAAAGCAGATAGCCACACATGTGATATTGATTATATTACCACAATATGGCATTTTATTGACATACAAAGGGATTCATCATGgatgtttttgtcatttgaCCTTTAGTTTGTGTAAATTTTTATTGTTTCATCATCAACGTTTCAGCTTATCTGTTTCATAGCAACTGTAGATTTGAGTAAAAGTAACTTTTTTGAAGCAATCAGATCATATTGTGTTATCTTCTAGAATGTTCATCTTTGCCAACACATTGTACTTACAACATTGCTCTTTTCTTTCATCTCCCTTGAATGTTGATGTGGGATGTGCCGGTTCACCTTTCCCTTCAAGCACTCAAACGGGGGTATGTTGTCCACCAGAATCCTGCTGACTACTGTCACCATTCTGGATCTTACTGATGTAAATACCTGTACAAATGGTAAGTAAAAGATCCCATTGTCAGCCTGATAGTAAATCTACTGTAGAAATAGATAATGGAGTGCTGAGAGGTAGTGACAGGTTACTACATTTCCACAGTGTCATCAACACTAATGTTCATTTCCATCTGGGTTACAATTGTTACAATACAGTTATTTTAGTTGTTAGAAAAGGTGGACATAcctctggtgcaggtaagatGGAGTGAGGATCCACCTCAACAGCCCTCAAAGTCCCTGGTGTGTCAGCCAGTGGGAAGGGAACTTTGTTCTGGTGGGCAAAGCACAATGCCCACATCAGGAATGTGTTCTGATGTTCTGTGCTGTGGTGCTTTGCATGAGCATCAATCTAGGAAATATAAgaagtttgaaaaatgaatTACTGGTACAGTATCAGATGTAAATGAATATTATGTATTGACTCAAATAGCTTACAGCTTACATGTAGGTCTCTGAAGTTGAGTTGTTTGTTCTATTTCTAAATTACTACTTAATTTCTGCACACCTGCACATTGTCCCAAGTTAAGGAGTAGCCCTTTGCTCTTGGTGGTGCTTCTTCAAATGACAGCCGTCTTCTGGCACCAACCGCAGTTTTCTGGTGAATGACAAGTTGATATGCGTAAGAAGGTGTAGCAGTaacattttcttattcttcATTTAGACCATGAATGTGTGAAACATGAAACATGGTACTGGTA
This region includes:
- the LOC118423434 gene encoding Werner syndrome ATP-dependent helicase-like isoform X1 — translated: MSPETMSQKLWWTWLRDRSKDICLLALDEVHCLTTWGTSFREEYRKVPSVRGVLNCPVLMLTATATEAMVDEIIADLHLSNVEVVSVLPNRPNIHLQVRRATSDLSEELGWLVSHLKKGGKDAGRTLIYCRTINTVYQVWGWLMKQLGTSAWTEEPHTVRNRIVDMYHGQTDDQSQKRELEGFTQSDSCLRCVVATNAFGMGVQVDDVRYVIHWGPSKDVLSYWQEVGRCARDGQDGHAIMYVFPHSLNAKFINADMITLVRNCTGNKCIRKQVLEHLFVKGMDRSGLATACNLEHGCCSNCDDTCKS
- the LOC118423434 gene encoding Werner syndrome ATP-dependent helicase-like isoform X2 yields the protein MLTATATEAMVDEIIADLHLSNVEVVSVLPNRPNIHLQVRRATSDLSEELGWLVSHLKKGGKDAGRTLIYCRTINTVYQVWGWLMKQLGTSAWTEEPHTVRNRIVDMYHGQTDDQSQKRELEGFTQSDSCLRCVVATNAFGMGVQVDDVRYVIHWGPSKDVLSYWQEVGRCARDGQDGHAIMYVFPHSLNAKFINADMITLVRNCTGNKCIRKQVLEHLFVKGMDRSGLATACNLEHGCCSNCDDTCKS
- the LOC118423433 gene encoding uncharacterized protein LOC118423433, producing MFLFQNKSQTKYETLLSQNHNGILHRNEWYGKYDTTFTFTHIDAVTMESCHNCGNLFIKSTKGYSRKRISTITSPLTYKQVFAASPSVSCFLCYSCIQQLNSKTVQWKGKRKWSARHSPSKSPPQSPVRKSLRIQSSSGLMGSSGQVGDAVRMLARKQYLKAFRLLLQHPATKQQMITACKEAILTERKNLNGDKSSPLRKPVTLDNVTAFSWQETLTWAEGHAPLLMAVLKAMFPKSEDKETVERRTGLILSVALYSNKRVRFPQACMGVQLWKQGCPQKVFATLNSLGVSQSVQAARSQVDRLRLGHDSEVKVWKQEAEKTAVGARRRLSFEEAPPRAKGYSLTWDNVQIDAHAKHHSTEHQNTFLMWALCFAHQNKVPFPLADTPGTLRAVEVDPHSILPAPEVFTSVRSRMVTVVSRILVDNIPPFECLKGKVNRHIPHQHSREMKEKSNVVNLGVVEANPSSTEGVIQVMETLHNHVPAPQGKLLPILCCGDGLSIERMVHSKRARSNGETPRTRLEGLVEGPQEFHREILLLQDTMDELFDHKSEACRGTLSQLKAYFSHRSLKKNVQDNVQHVWDMIEFATCAYICLLAVDICNMGNLQDTPADFPTSSTNATKLKWVTNLSQKIVDFCWQPPEAEDIMLAATASQADRDDTEEIFPYCSCMEDKDETMVKCCSAVCKQSWYHLSCAELQAAPHDDWYCSQSCADDGTYIYCMCHQRKGGEMVQCHLGDKCLHDEWYHSDCLCGTDFEDQWYCSDDCLQGAMSEDKVQCYSKALMWEGLCHLVRRDCVREGDGPAMIQTWQMDMVSFWNKRHYKYFIIGHQMLTGIGGFLPERLRHDLTWNRVANLKGGPGSNIGLDLVNEFLNNDFKDMLKHSRGQYTDTQVQRCAEMSGPFGRELDRVFTAAGLGSYITHASTFSHDGRYQADIDRFVSDFKGDGLFAYLPGRQHTGFEDYTYNSRIRQPEKMGGKLRQLAKEMDLWADIAKSSGQ